Below is a genomic region from Neurospora crassa OR74A linkage group VII, whole genome shotgun sequence.
TGTAGGCATTCTTGTCATCCATGTCGTAAGGAATGCCAAACTCGGTCATCACGCATGGGTGATTCCCAATGTAATCAAGACCTTCCTGTCTCATGGTGGCATGTTGGTTCTTGAAGCAATTCCGGATAGCCGTTTCTCCAATCTTGATGCCAAACGCAGGGCTCCAATATTTACCGCGAAGAATCCCTATCACGTCGACATTCCACACTCGGTTCCATTTCTTCGTCATGAGGGTGATGCCGTCGTACCAGTGTGGCGCGTATACGAGCAAAGGGTCATCGCCATCCGGAGTACCAATGATTTTGGGAGGCAGCTCCATCGTGGGTCCCTGAAGAAGGATAATGGCGTTGGGGTGGATCGATCGTATCGTGTCCCGGTATTTACGGAAAAAGTCCATAAAATAGCGGTTACTGAAATACGGGTAGTCGACATGTTCGCCCGTCGCAGGATGCTTGCCAAAGTAGTCCTTTTTGAGCAGGGAGTCGGTGGCTGGATCCCAAACACCGTGTTGAGCCCATATACACTGGCCTAGTTTCCACCCCGGGTCTCTCTTGTAGCCATAGCGAGACTCGTCGTAGTCAGCCGGTAGCCACGCCTGCTCACCACTGGGATCAATGAGCGCCCTTCCAACCTTGTACGGACCCATGCCGCCCATGTCCCACGTATCAACCTCAACCGCCCGACCAGACCCCGTAAGTATGGTTTGCCAGATGGTCGGACATGTCCCCTTCTTCAAGTTTTGTTCCTTGGGTATGACAGAAATATCCTCGTAGGCAATCATTCCCTTGTTCGGCTCATTCAGACTCTCCCAGCCAAACACCACATCGTTCTCAATGTCGCCTGCCTCGTGTATCCGCTGGGCAAGGTGGGCGCAGGCTCTGAGGAAGTGATCCTGTAGGTAGTCCTGGATGTTTACGCCGTCAATGATGCATTTTGGCGCAAAGTCTCGCCCAGCAAAGAACAGTGTGAACATGGTTGCGGCAGCGAGTCGGTAATAGTTTGTCGACCAGATCATCTTGGGAAAGTTGTGGGGTTCTGGGTAGACGTTATGAACAATGGCCGCCTCCGTTGCTGCAAAGCTTTGTGGGTTCAAACCAGCAGCGTATAGCGTCCACATGGGGGCGCCAGAGCCGCCTGAGAAACGAGACCACTGTGGCACACAAATGTTAGCTTCCCAAGCTCAACAACTACACAAGAGAGAAATCCACTTACGACATCCTGGTGAGGATCCATAAAGATATAGAAGCCGTAGCGCTTGGCCACGCGCAGAACGTCAATGGTGTGCTGTATCCA
It encodes:
- a CDS encoding glycosyl hydrolase, which translates into the protein MAGFRLTIENGSFRDVHGRQITLRGINVAGDAKYPNKPEQPSHVGENFFDGDNVKFTGRPFPKEEAHLHFSRLKRFGYNTIRYVFTWEAIEAAGPGIYDEEWIQHTIDVLRVAKRYGFYIFMDPHQDVWSRFSGGSGAPMWTLYAAGLNPQSFAATEAAIVHNVYPEPHNFPKMIWSTNYYRLAAATMFTLFFAGRDFAPKCIIDGVNIQDYLQDHFLRACAHLAQRIHEAGDIENDVVFGWESLNEPNKGMIAYEDISVIPKEQNLKKGTCPTIWQTILTGSGRAVEVDTWDMGGMGPYKVGRALIDPSGEQAWLPADYDESRYGYKRDPGWKLGQCIWAQHGVWDPATDSLLKKDYFGKHPATGEHVDYPYFSNRYFMDFFRKYRDTIRSIHPNAIILLQGPTMELPPKIIGTPDGDDPLLVYAPHWYDGITLMTKKWNRVWNVDVIGILRGKYWSPAFGIKIGETAIRNCFKNQHATMRQEGLDYIGNHPCVMTEFGIPYDMDDKNAYKTGDYSSQSAAMDANHYGVEGAGLEGYTLWLYMTKNDHELGDQWNGEDLSIFSVDDKLLPESPVPKSHSRDGSSSSIATPTGTKDDDLDDDSSVTPANIKRTLTNPSISSVSTQRQPELTNSPGYRAAEAYVRPAPIATAGTVKKYGFDLRSCQFHVTIQAPEAAKPDTPTVVFLPDYHFPKDACQVEVSSGKWEIRSDEEETTPLQKLRWWHGEGEQTLRVTGVVKQVNGNSSEGAEVGYYDQVFNQAKGFLDACVIM